DNA from Nitrospina gracilis Nb-211:
CATCCGGAAGAAGTCAATATTCGGGAAGTTGAAGGGGAGAAGACCACGGTGCTCGAGTTGAGAGTCGCCAAGGACGATCTCGGAAAGGTGATCGGCAAGCAGGGCAAAACCGCTCGCGCCATGCGCACCATCCTCAACGCCAACGCCACCAAACTCAAAAAACGCGCCGTATTGGAGATCATTGAGTGACGCATGGAATGGATTGCGGTCGGACGGGTCACAAAACCCCACGGACTGAAAGGGGAGCTCAAGTTCCACCCCTTCGTGTCCGACACATCACTCCTGAAAACCATCCGGCACGGTCGGCTGGCGATGGACGATGCCCCCCGCGAATGGACCATTGAATCGGTTCGCGGCGCAGGCATCCCCCTCATCATCAAATTTCAGCACTGCAACACGGTAGACCAGGCGCGGGAACTGGCCGGGTGTACGCTTGAGGTGCAGGACACGGATTTTCCCGGCCTCGCCGAAGGCGAATACTACTGGTTCCAGATTCTCAACCTCCGCGTGTTCGACGAAGACGGCCGCTTCTACGGCACCGTCGAGGAAATCATCGAAACCGGGAGCAACGACGTGTACGTCGTGAAAGACGGCGACAAGGAACTCCTCCTGCCGATGATCGATTCCGTTATCAAAAAAATCGATCTCGACGAACGCACCCTCATTTTTCACAAGGTCGAAGGACTCGTTGAAGACCATCCGGTTTGACATCATCACCATCTTTCCGGGGATGTTCGCCTCCCCATTCAATGAAAGCATCCTCAAGCGCGCGCAGGAACAGGGCCTGGTGCAGATCGGCGTGCACGACCTGCGCGAACACACCCTCGACAAACACAACCGCGTGGACGACTACCCCTTTGGCGGCGGGGCGGGCATGGTGATGGGCGTGGAACCCATCGACCGCGCCGTCCAGTCCGTCAAACAACAGTCGCCCAACGCCCACACCATCCTGCTCTCGCCCTCCGGCCGCCCGTTCGACCAGGCCAAGGCGTGGGAACTGTCGAAAAAGGAAGCCCTCATCCTCGTCTGCGGCCGCTATGAAGGCGTGGACGAACGCGTGCGCGAATGCGTCGTCGATGAAGACTTGTCGGTCGGCGACTACGTGCTCTCCGGCGGCGAGATCCCGGCGATGGTGCTAGTGGAGGCGGTGTC
Protein-coding regions in this window:
- the trmD gene encoding tRNA (guanosine(37)-N1)-methyltransferase TrmD — protein: MFASPFNESILKRAQEQGLVQIGVHDLREHTLDKHNRVDDYPFGGGAGMVMGVEPIDRAVQSVKQQSPNAHTILLSPSGRPFDQAKAWELSKKEALILVCGRYEGVDERVRECVVDEDLSVGDYVLSGGEIPAMVLVEAVSRLVPGVIGDETCLEEESFSQGLLEYPQYTRPRDYKGWTVPDVLTSGDHKKIRDWQKDEARKKTRQNRPDLLNDAPEGNAE
- the rimM gene encoding ribosome maturation factor RimM (Essential for efficient processing of 16S rRNA), giving the protein MEWIAVGRVTKPHGLKGELKFHPFVSDTSLLKTIRHGRLAMDDAPREWTIESVRGAGIPLIIKFQHCNTVDQARELAGCTLEVQDTDFPGLAEGEYYWFQILNLRVFDEDGRFYGTVEEIIETGSNDVYVVKDGDKELLLPMIDSVIKKIDLDERTLIFHKVEGLVEDHPV
- a CDS encoding KH domain-containing protein produces the protein MKDLIEIIAKALVDHPEEVNIREVEGEKTTVLELRVAKDDLGKVIGKQGKTARAMRTILNANATKLKKRAVLEIIE